Within Oryzias melastigma strain HK-1 linkage group LG23, ASM292280v2, whole genome shotgun sequence, the genomic segment agttttttaaggtttaaattgatttattctggaataataatcctccctttttattactcataattatgttaaaaagttacagttttaacatttttaaaattgcaattatgttagctttttccagtattttggcgtatactaagattttttaggcttttttgaagtttagctaatatttcagctacatgctagctgttttgctaatttagactctttttttgtccattatGGAAATTAGCTAATAGCGGCTgagtggctcagtgggctaggtgaagggctgacacccaggagccctgggttcgattccagggttgtccactgatccccacccagattgggtccttaggcaagacccttgacactgctgcctaactgggtccctgtgcccctcaagtacagggttgtgtcaggaagggcatcctacgtaaaaactctgccaaatcactgatgtgaatcAGTCGGTGCTGTTatgctgtggcgaccctgaaagggataagctgaaaggtgaacaacattggaatttagctaatatttcagctaaatgctagctgtttcggctaatttaggctttttttttttttttgggaattaagctaaaatatcagctaaatcagtggtccccaaccacaaTGATTTATTcgttcttccgcggcccggtggtttggtgagtttagctaatatttcagctacatgctagctgttttgactaaccttagttttattttttttattttttttaggctaatttggcatttagctaatattttagcaggctattaactttatcattttcagctatcagcctcagcatttttagctatcaatttcagcatcttcagctatcagcactagcatttttagcgaccaaattcatcttacagcattcacactaacgtTATTACTGATAATTCTATATTTGtcgttcataattatgtttaaaagttacagttttaaaaatgtatttttagagtgttcaataaaggtttatcctgttcggcccacaacctaaggtgtgttttggattttggcttcttgtgtgattgagtttgacactcctaaTCTAAAGCAAACCCACATAATCAGTTTTGCCAACTAAAGCAGGTCAGAACTGGGATCTAGTGTTTTTCAGATCTCAGTTTCTTACCATTTTGTCTTGGCAGTTTAAGATGCTCAGATTGTTGTTTAGTGTCAGTGGGAATAAAAGGCTAAAGTTGGAGCTTCCAGACAGGTAAGGAAGGTGATGGATGAGGTGATGTTGGTGGAACAGATGAGGAAGAGTCCAGACAGAGCAGGCCTTGGCCCCTAAAGGTAGACGCTAAAAGGAAGCTGTGATTCATGTGTGTATGTGTCGTTTGTTGGATAAAATGTCAGCAGCTCCTCTCGAATGGTCCCAAGCGTACATCCCAATGAGGAGAAAAAGcatcagtaaatattttttatggaaatgatgaagattcaataaaactaaattgtttctgttttgaaaaaaattccacaTTACATTAAGACACATTATATTAGCTTAGCGATCTTGTTAGCCATGCTAGTtagctgctttaagtcacatgacccagACAGATGTGAACagagtctttcaaaataaaacttccttcatgATCAGAACATAAACGAAACGGAAATAATCAAAGTtagtgcatttatttatttattattattattcctgtCTGGGGCCCGGTACCACGTGACCCACAGACCGGTGCCGGTCCACAGCccggggttggggaccacttaGACCAGGTGTGGGCAAACTTTTATTCTTGTGGGCCAAATAAGGTTCCTGGTCAAACCAAGTGTAGATGCATGGAGCGTTATGGTAATTCACCTtatgagagaaagaaaaaacatggaatctggaGAAAAAcgtgctttaattttgattaaaaataatatatatatgtattaaaacagaacattttaagagtttttccttttgaaattgggacttttgtttccattttagtGCCGATTGCATTGATAGATTAATTCGAAATAGGCAAGCTGGTGTTGAAAAGGACTGACTGactgaaaatggaaaaacaaccaaacttcagtttttgttaTCATTCATATTCTATGGAAAAGGACCAAGAAATCCCAATTTCTTCCCGGGTGTGTAAACTTCTGAGAACATCTGTACACTTCCATTAATTGTCTCTCCACCTGATTGGTGGCTTCGTTTTCCTTGTAGTTTCCACTCCCACCTGGATCTTGTTACTCTGCGTCCTGTTTGTGCAGACGTGTCTGCCTGGTCTCTGGCTCTTTGAAGTTGCCTTTCATGTTTCTTCTGTTCTTAGTCCTGGCGTCGCCCATGACGACATTACCCACCGCGTGCTCGTCTCCATCAGCAGAGACCACCCTCTTCATTCTGCTCTTCAGAACCTTCTGGAGCTTCTGCCTGGTGAAGGCGTAAAGCAGCGGGTGAAAGATGGTGGTCCCGTAAGCCATCACCAGAAAGCCCAGGCGCAGGTGAAGGGTCAGGTCGCTGGGTCCGGTGCTCAGGATGAAGATGTTGAGCAGAGTTATGGGAGTCCAGCATAGAAGGAAGGTGGAGATGATCAACAGGGACATCCTGAAGACTCGTCTCTGCCGCTCTCTTCTCTCGTGGTGCCGTCTCATGGCCCTTCTGAGTGCAATGATGACGGACACCGATGTCTGCATGCCTAAAGGAGCGCTTGCTTCTGCCCGGACCCCCGAGCTGCTGCCGGCTGTGGAGGCAGTGCTGACGgtgtttttactctttttcttctttttccctaAGTTGTGATGGAAGTGCGTTCCAATGCGAATGTTCAAAGCTCCCAGGATCTTGTAGTAAGTCACTAACATTGCCATGGccgtgaagaaaaaaatagggaTCTGCGCGAGCAGGTGATAGTACAGCCCCGTATGGTATTTGTTTGGATGATCCACAGCCACCACCGCAGTCTGGTTTACTCCAGAACCCACGAAGAAGCCCACCTCTATGAATGGAACCAAAAAGCTGAGGCATGAAAGAGCCCAAATGACCGCCAGCAGAGCCACAGCGCGGCCTAGCGTTAGGACGCGGTTCGCAGGCCGCACGGAGATGTCGTAGCGGTCCACGGTGATGGCCAGCACGTTGGCAGCCGTTGCTACGCTTGCAAATGAGACGCACGCCTCGTGGAAGCAGCAGATGGTGTCTGTGCCGGCCCCCATAGGAAGGAGAATCATCACCACGGTCAGCGGGATGCAGCAGATGCACACCTGAAAACCCAGACCAGCACAGTCAGTATTTCAAAACTGTAGAGATGTACCGTCAAAGTACACTCCCTATgactatttttataaaaaaaaaaaaaaaaaaagttcccagtagtgttttaattatgattatgtttttaaccaaaatcccacaaccttaATGTCTTACAaaaccatttttcatgttgatctgaagcctctgtttccaaaatctcctctgagggggcgtggcttttggagctccactCCTGATTTcctccctgtctgattatgatcgCTCTGTGTCTTGCTTGCATAAATCTTCACTAAAACATCCATCagtctgggtaatgtccagccgtatggttctgatccggatgtcagctggacgaggaagtgaagatcttcatggacagaacttcctccaaaatcctgattctttctccttccagttcaccaaagactcttttagctaattctccaatgtttattgactgtgatcaatacattcaatcattggtttctcagagttcttgataaaataatcaaagctaacatcaaaatgctctttcattgatttacaatcctttccaactgcggtcaaatgagccgccgttcacatttccgtggtcacatcaagaagctccgtggagtctggtggagattttccagcgttctcagtcctgctaccgtaagtattggatgaaactcacaccaaaaatccagtgatgctgatttgaccacagaaatgtgaacggcggctcatttgactgcagtcaatgtgaagataccatcttctcttctccagaacctgaactagaggaacagatgagggtttagtgcatgtgcagcagagctgttgatggaaagaagatcattcattcaaacagagtctgtccaagacagtttggttgatttaaaaggagaaatactcggaaatgaaaaaacaaaaggatttcttattacatttgttctcttacataagaaaaatgacacacagacatgttagaaacatgattttcatcgatTTACATCTTTAAAGATGTTGGTCTCAGTCCTGTAATACTACAACAGTATTAGTCCCTTATTCCACCATGATCAATCCAGTTCTGGTTCAGACCTAAGTTTGACTCTCCACTGGCTGTGTACCAATTCCTGCTTTCTGTGGGCCAAAatactaaaacttaatttaaaactaacttATCTTAAGTACATCAGTTTTTAAACCCATTTTAACCCAACATCCCCTTTTTCCTTGATAAGAATCACAAGGTACACCAGCGACCAAAAATGACAGAGACCCTCTGAAGTTTGTATTAATAAAATACCTttcctgctctttttttaaataatagttttaagtgtttttttttatttttttattttttattttattttattttattttttttgtctaaaatcaaaaaaaaaaaaattgtaccaattttttttacctatttagTTTTTGGTTAAATGTGTCTGGCCACttaaccttaattttttaatttaattttgttttttcgtttatttaaactgaacttcattcttttttttttttaaatgctcgTAAATCTGAAATAGAATTAACTACTGTTGGGCTTAGTttgggttcaccctggacagatcgTTGATCTGTCACAGAGCGTCTACGCTCTCATCTTACGATTAAAATGCATGTGgagatgaaaatatgattttccaCTTGAGGATGCTCAAGAACAGAACTTGTGAGGAGACAAAACGCTCATCAATGTTTGTAATTTCAGCTTAGGCACTTCCTCTCATTGCAGAGCTGACTCATGATGTGAAACTCAACTGACTTTGGCAGcttccttggaaaaaaaaacttgaaagtgGTTTGAATTTGCATCAAACTAGCAGCAATTTAATGTAGGTAGAGAAGGGTGTCAGCTATTTTTATGGCACAGTTCATAACCTCTGCTCTCCAGTGATGTCTGATTTGAGACCTTCAGTGGCTCCTTTACTGTAGATACTGCTTATAGTTTGTTTGGGTGTTaaacagtaaacaaacaaacaaaaagctgaaCTAAAGGAGTTCTCACCAGCAAATCCAGTACATGCAGGTTCATGGTGATGATGTTGGAGACAGAACTGATAAGGTTCTGCTGGAGA encodes:
- the LOC112154660 gene encoding G-protein coupled receptor 22, with product MDNMTEFDTLDPFSSEAASSETVKPNIFQVSLTGFLILEMVLGLSSNLTVLVLYCLQQNLISSVSNIITMNLHVLDLLVCICCIPLTVVMILLPMGAGTDTICCFHEACVSFASVATAANVLAITVDRYDISVRPANRVLTLGRAVALLAVIWALSCLSFLVPFIEVGFFVGSGVNQTAVVAVDHPNKYHTGLYYHLLAQIPIFFFTAMAMLVTYYKILGALNIRIGTHFHHNLGKKKKKSKNTVSTASTAGSSSGVRAEASAPLGMQTSVSVIIALRRAMRRHHERRERQRRVFRMSLLIISTFLLCWTPITLLNIFILSTGPSDLTLHLRLGFLVMAYGTTIFHPLLYAFTRQKLQKVLKSRMKRVVSADGDEHAVGNVVMGDARTKNRRNMKGNFKEPETRQTRLHKQDAE